A window from Shimia isoporae encodes these proteins:
- a CDS encoding fatty acid desaturase — MDIRERLKDYTVQDDRLGALSFFGTFAFYFLTLYLAIANQQTWWVLVPMMVLNGLSAVRLYVLQHDTGHASLFKSRKHNDWAGEALSVVTFAPYAAMRHNHNMHHSHLGNLDHRDTGEIHTMTVREWNEAGFWERLQYRAYRNPFILIPAGSLFTYFIRYRWPKNAHTMWRSVLVHNVAILCYMAAIYALSGWNGVLIWFVASLFGGMVGVFMVYLQHNFEDTYWDRRPDLDPRLAALQGSSALDLGWWMDLASANIAYHDIHHFNARIPHYNLRKCHQMIREEFDLPTIEWPEAIRSFSLKLWDEEQERLVPFPKAAPSGAVPAE; from the coding sequence ATGGACATTCGCGAACGCCTGAAAGACTACACGGTGCAAGACGACCGCCTTGGCGCGCTCAGCTTTTTCGGAACTTTCGCCTTTTACTTCCTGACGCTGTATCTGGCGATTGCGAACCAGCAGACGTGGTGGGTTCTCGTACCGATGATGGTGTTAAACGGTCTTTCGGCGGTCCGACTTTACGTGTTGCAGCACGACACCGGCCACGCATCGTTGTTCAAGTCGCGCAAGCATAATGATTGGGCCGGAGAGGCTCTCTCGGTTGTGACATTCGCGCCCTATGCCGCGATGCGTCACAATCACAACATGCACCATTCGCATCTGGGCAATCTGGATCATCGCGATACCGGTGAAATCCATACGATGACCGTCCGGGAGTGGAACGAGGCAGGGTTTTGGGAGAGACTGCAGTACCGTGCGTACCGCAATCCGTTCATTCTGATTCCGGCAGGCAGCCTGTTTACCTATTTCATTCGGTATCGCTGGCCCAAGAACGCCCACACCATGTGGCGCTCGGTGTTGGTTCATAACGTGGCCATCCTTTGCTACATGGCGGCAATTTACGCACTGTCAGGTTGGAATGGCGTGCTGATCTGGTTCGTTGCATCCTTGTTTGGTGGCATGGTTGGCGTGTTCATGGTCTATCTGCAGCACAATTTTGAAGACACCTACTGGGATCGGAGACCGGATCTTGACCCGCGTTTGGCCGCGCTTCAGGGGTCGTCTGCACTGGATCTCGGCTGGTGGATGGATTTGGCATCCGCCAACATTGCCTATCACGACATCCACCACTTCAATGCCCGTATCCCGCACTACAATTTGCGCAAGTGCCACCAGATGATCCGCGAAGAGTTTGATCTGCCGACTATTGAATGGCCCGAGGCAATCCGATCATTCTCACTCAAGCTCTGGGATGAGGAGCAGGAACGTCTGGTGCCGTTTCCCAAAGCTGCTCCCAGCGGTGCCGTACCGGCGGAATGA
- the der gene encoding ribosome biogenesis GTPase Der, translating to MSFTLAIVGRPNVGKSTLFNRLVGKKLALVDDQPGVTRDLREGEAKLGDIRFTAIDTAGLEDATDDSLQGRMRRLTERAVDMADICLFMIDARAGVTPTDMIFAEILRKRSAHVILAANKGEGSAADAGVIEAYSLGLGEPIRLSAEHGEGLNDLYTHLMPISDEFEKKAEALADTVETDVELEEDAEYDDEEALPSELITESKPLQIAVVGRPNAGKSTLINKIIGEDRLLTGPEAGITRDAISLRTEWGETPMRIFDTAGMRKKAKVQDKVEKLSVADGLRAVKFAEVVVVLLDAAIPFEQQDLRIADLAEREGRAVVVAVNKWDIEDAKQEKLRDLKESFTRLLPQLRGAPLITVSAKTGRGLDRLHDAILRAYDVWNRRVSTAHLNRWLAGMLEQHPPPAPQGKRIKLRYMTQAKTRPPGFVVMCSHPDKMPDSYSRYLVNGLREDFDMPGTPIRLTMRGQGDKNPYKGKKKSTPSRLRKHIHGRDSR from the coding sequence ATGAGTTTCACCCTCGCCATCGTGGGGCGCCCAAATGTGGGCAAATCCACGCTGTTCAATCGCCTTGTCGGCAAAAAGCTTGCGCTGGTTGACGACCAACCTGGTGTGACGCGCGATCTGCGCGAAGGCGAAGCCAAGCTCGGCGATATCCGGTTTACCGCGATCGATACAGCCGGTCTGGAAGATGCGACAGATGACAGCCTGCAAGGGCGGATGCGTCGTTTGACAGAGCGAGCCGTAGACATGGCCGACATCTGCTTGTTCATGATTGATGCTCGGGCAGGGGTTACCCCGACAGACATGATCTTCGCCGAAATTCTTCGCAAACGCTCCGCACATGTGATCCTCGCCGCGAACAAAGGTGAGGGATCTGCAGCGGATGCAGGCGTGATCGAGGCCTATTCTTTGGGATTGGGTGAGCCGATTCGACTTTCGGCCGAACACGGCGAGGGTCTGAACGATCTCTACACGCATCTCATGCCGATATCAGACGAGTTCGAAAAGAAGGCAGAGGCGTTGGCGGACACGGTCGAGACCGATGTCGAGCTTGAAGAAGACGCGGAATATGATGACGAAGAGGCTCTGCCCTCTGAATTGATCACCGAATCCAAACCGTTGCAGATAGCCGTGGTTGGGCGCCCCAATGCGGGCAAGTCGACGCTGATTAACAAGATCATTGGTGAAGATCGCCTGCTGACCGGCCCCGAGGCAGGCATTACGCGAGATGCCATTTCCCTGCGCACTGAGTGGGGCGAAACGCCGATGCGGATCTTTGATACCGCCGGCATGCGCAAAAAGGCCAAGGTGCAGGACAAGGTTGAAAAACTTTCTGTCGCCGATGGTCTGCGGGCTGTGAAATTTGCCGAAGTGGTGGTTGTGTTGCTGGATGCGGCCATTCCATTTGAACAGCAGGATTTGCGTATCGCCGACCTCGCCGAGCGCGAAGGCCGCGCTGTGGTGGTTGCCGTGAACAAGTGGGATATCGAGGACGCCAAGCAGGAAAAGCTGCGCGATCTGAAAGAGTCTTTTACCCGTCTGTTGCCGCAATTGCGCGGCGCGCCACTTATCACGGTTTCGGCCAAGACAGGGCGCGGACTGGATCGTTTACATGATGCCATTCTGCGTGCCTACGATGTCTGGAACCGTCGCGTGTCCACCGCGCATCTCAATCGTTGGCTTGCCGGCATGCTTGAACAGCACCCGCCGCCCGCGCCGCAAGGCAAACGGATCAAGCTGAGATACATGACGCAGGCCAAGACCCGTCCACCCGGGTTTGTGGTGATGTGCAGCCACCCTGACAAAATGCCGGACAGCTATTCACGCTATCTGGTCAATGGACTGCGCGAAGACTTTGACATGCCTGGCACGCCGATCCGCCTCACGATGCGCGGGCAGGGGGACAAGAACCCCTACAAAGGCAAGAAAAAGTCGACGCCCAGCCGTCTGCGCAAACACATTCACGGCCGCGATTCCCGCTAA